The following coding sequences lie in one Oncorhynchus gorbuscha isolate QuinsamMale2020 ecotype Even-year linkage group LG10, OgorEven_v1.0, whole genome shotgun sequence genomic window:
- the LOC124046949 gene encoding uncharacterized protein C14orf132-like codes for MDWIWPSLPTWGCPIPGFLSFHSINASHSLFWPRVPVHWGIAGLDKAGIPVMTGAFMDSSPNDNYSGDHSLFNSSASVHAASAAASAQAQQDDQSSSSDAIWLWIAIIATIGNIVVVGVVYAFTF; via the exons ATGGATTGGATATGGCCCTCATTGCCCACTTGGGGATGCCCCATACCAGGGTTTCTCTCTTTCCATTCCATTAATGCTTCCCACTCTCTGTTCTGGCCTCGTGTTCCTGTGCATTGGGGAATAGCGGGTTTGGATAAGGCTGGG atcCCAGTCATGACAGGGGCCTTCATGGACTCCTCACCCAATGACAACTACAGTGGCGACCACTCGCTCTTCAACTCCTCGGCCAGTGTCCACGCTGCCTCTGCGGCTGCCTCAGCCCAGGCCCAGCAGGATGACCAGTCCTCGTCCAGTGATGCCATCTGGCTCTGGATTGCCATCATCGCTACTATCGGCAACATTGTGGTGGTGGGAGTGGTCTACGCATTCACCTTCTGA